From the Achromobacter xylosoxidans A8 genome, the window GTGGCGCGGGCCTGCCGTTCGGCGTGGGCCGCGTCCTGCTGCACGGGTGCGGCGGTCGACACCGCCAGGATGCCGTCGCGGTGCACGTTGCGCGCCACGGGAAACACCACGCTCGCGCCGTCGAAGCCGCGCGCCAGCACCACCGAGATTTCGTAGTCCAGCGGCATCAGCGCTTCCAGCACGCAAGCCACGCCGCCGAATTCGGCGAAGGCGGCCAGCGCTTCCTCGCGCGTGCCGATGCGGGCCTGGCCCTTGCCGTCATAGCCCAGGCGGGCGACTTTCAGGATGCCGGGAAACAGGTCTTGCGGCGCGGCACGCAGGTCGGCTTCGCTGCGGATGGCGGCGTGCGGCGCAACAGTGATGCCCTGCGAGGCGATGAAGGTCTTTTCGGCGATGCGGTCCTGCACGATGGCCACGGCATCTCCGGCCGGGCTGACGCGGCAGCGCGTGGCCAGCGTGCGCAGGCTGTCCGCGGGCACGTTCTCGAATTCGGTGGTCACGGCCTGACAGGTCTGCGCCAGGCGCTCGAGCCCGGCCTCGTCGTCGTAGGCCGCCTGGATATGCAGGTCGGCCACCATGCCCGCCGGGCATTCCGCGGCCGGATCCAGCACCGCGACCCTGTAGCCCAGGCTCTGGGCCGCGTGGCAGAACATGCGGCCCAGTTGGCCGCCGCCCAGCAATCCCAGCCAGCCGCCGGGAGCAATCATGAAAGCAGTCGATTGAGTCATTCTGATCAGGCCTCGGGCGGAACCTTCATGTCGCGCGCGGCTTGCGTCTGGCGGGCGCGGAACGCCACCAGCTTCTTGTGCAAGCCGGCATCCGTGCCCGCCAGGGTGGCGATCAGGTGCAACGCCGCATTGGCGGCGCCGGCTTCGCCGATCGCGAACGTGGCCACGGGCACGCCCTTGGGCATTTGCACGATGGACAGCAGCGAATCCTCGCCACGCAGGTACTTGGACGGGACCGGCACGCCGAACACCGGCACTTCGGTCAGCGCCGCCATCATGCCCGGCAGGTGCGCCGCGCCGCCGGCGCCGGCGATGATGCCGCGCAGGCCGCGCGCATGCGCCTCGGCGCCATACTCGGCCATGTCCTGCGGCATGCGGTGCGCGGAGATCACGCGGGCCTCGTGGGGCACGCCGAAGTCCTCCAGCATGGTGACCGCGTGCTTCATGACCTCCCAATCGCTGGAAGAACCCATAATCACGCCCACCACGGGGGTGGCCTCTGCCGCTGCGGAAGTCTTGGCTGTCATAACCGGTGTCGTAGAAGACCGCGGCGCAGGGCCGCGGAGAGTCAAAGGACCGCGGACGGATGCCGCGAAACCCGGTATTTTACCCGGCGCTGGCGCCGGGCTATGTGGCGGAGGGGGAATTCAGCCACTGGTAGCTGGTGGGGTTGTCCGGGCAAGGCCCGAAACCGCATTCCAGCGTGGTGCTGCCGACGTTGGCCAGCGCCATCAGGAAAAACAGGGCCATGACCAGCACGCCCAGCACCGATACCGGCTTGCGCAGCATGTTGTCGCCCCACTTGCGGTCGACCGCCAGCATCACCGTGCAAAACACGATGATGGCGATGAAGGCAATGAACGCCCAGGTGTAGAAGTGCAGGCCGAGCAGCGGCGAACCGTAGCCCGGATCGCCAGGAGCAATGTGCAGCAGCACCTGCCGGCCCGAGGCCAGCAGGCCGCCCAGCGCGCCCGCAATGCTCATTGCGTAGTGCAGCGGCGACGGACCCAGGCGCATATTCAACAGAAAGCCCATGCCGGCCAGCATCAGCGCCACGCGCTGCAACAGGCATAGCGGGCAAGGCAACTCGTCGTAGGCGATCTGCCAGAAGAAGGCCATGCCCAGGGCGCCGGTAATGCCCAGCAGCGCCAGGCCGTTGAGGATGCGCGAGCCGCGCGCGGGATTGCGGGAGAAGATCATCGCCCCGCCCTCAGAACGACAAGGCCAGCGGGCTGGTCATGTGGTACTGGCACCAGGCGGCGAACAGCGCCAGCGTCAGCAGCCAGAAGGTCACGCAGGGGCGGCGCCTGCCCAGCATGCCGAACCACACCGCGATCAGGCCAGTCAGGAAAGGCAACATCATTACCATGCTGGGAGCTCCTTTCTGGGGAACGTCCCCATGCAAGCAGCCTGGAATTATAACGTCACAATTCGCAATAAATCTTATCGAAAGCCCTGATAACACTTGCAGGGCAGGTGCTTTCGGGGCGAAAAAACCCGCTCCATCTGAACCGCCCCCTGGAAGTTGGACGTCAATCCAACTTCCAGGGAGCGGAGCGGCAGGGCTTCGAGCTTGCGGATGTCGGGGTTCTTAAGCCGCCGAGGCTGCCCTGCGCCATTCCGATGCTCGCCCCGGTGGGGCTGCGCTTCGGATGGCTCCGGGGTCCTCGGCTGACAGTCGCCCAATATGTTGGTTTTGGACCTCGTTCATGGGCAGATGCCGTGAGCCGGTGGCCGGGCGGAGGGATCCGAAGCGCAGCCCCACTGGGGCGAGCATCGGAATCCCGCAGTCCGGACGGCGGCGACTCAAGAACCCCGCCTCACAAAGCCGAAGTGCGGAACGGCAGGGCTTCGAGCTTGCGGATGTCGGGGTTCTTCAGCCGCCGAGGCTGCCCTGCGCCATTCCGATGCTCGCCCGGCGGGGCTGCGCTTCGGATGGCTCCGGGGTCCTCGGCTGGAAATTGCCAATGCGTTGGTTCGGACCCGTTCATGGGCAGATGCCGTGAGCCGGTGGCCGGGCGGAGGGATCCGAAGCGCAGCCCACCGGGCGAGCATCGGAATCCCGCAGTCCGGACGCCGGCGACTCAAGAACCCCGCCCCACAAAACCGAAGTGCGATCCGGATTTTCCAAATCCGGATCGCACTAGGAGCGGGCTTTCCTTGGCCGGCAGCGTTCAGGCGACCAGGCGGTCCAGGGCTTCGCGGTACTTGGCGGCGGTCTTTTCCAGCACGTCCTGCGGCAGGCGCGGCGCGGGCGGGGTCTTGTCCCAGGTCTGGGTTTCCAGCCAGTCGCGCACGAACTGCTTGTCGAACGAGGGCGGGCTGATGCCCACGCGGTAGCCGTCGGCCGGCCAGAAACGCGAAGAATCGGGCGTCAGCACTTCGTCCATCAGGTACAGCGTGCCATCGTCGTCCAGGCCGAATTCGAACTTGGTGTCGGCGATGATGATGCCCTTGGTAGCCGCGAACTTGGCGGCTTCGGCGTACAGCTTGAGAGTCACGTCGCGGATGCGCTCGGCCATTTCCTGACCGACTTCCTTGACCACGTGGGCGAAGTCCACGTTCTCGTCGTGCATGCCGAATTCGGCCTTGGCGGCGGGCGTGAAAATGGGTTCGGGCAACTGGCTGGCCTGCTGCAGGCCGGCGGGCAGCTTGATGCCGCAGACGGCGCCGGTGGCCTGATAGTCCTTCCAGCCGGAGCCGATCAGGTAGCCGCGGGCCACCGCTTCCACCAGGATGGGCTTCAAGCGCTTGACCACCACGGCGCGGCCGCGCACCTGGTCGACTTCATCCGGCGCCACCACGTCTTCGGCCTTGATGCCGGTGGAGTGGTTCGGCAGGATGTGGGCCAGCTTCTGCAGCCAGAACTCGGTCAGTTCGGTCAGCACCTGCCCCTTGCCGGGGATCGGGTCGTCAAGAATCACGTCGAAAGCGGAGATACGATCCGACGCGACGATCAGCAACTTGTCGTCGCCCACCGCGTACATGTCGCGCACCTTACCGCGGCCCAGCAGCGGCAAGGACTTGATGCTGGATTGATGCAAAGCAGAAGTCACGGGAATGGCCTATGGCAATAATGAAGATTCCCGCCACGGGCAGGCGCCAGGGCGGGAAGTAGAACGGAATCCGGGAACCGCGGGCAAGGCCGGCGCAGCGCGCGCGGGTCTTGCGAAGGGCATAGGTTACTGCAAATGGACAGGTTTTGCCGGGCCTCCCCTCGACGCCGCCCGGTGGCCGGGTTAGGCTCTGGCCTCCTATATGATGCGCGCCGGCCGCCTCTGGCGTCACGGCGCTGACCCCAAGCCCGGAGACAGAGTCGTATGCAGGATGCTTCCCCCAAACGCAGCGCCCACGCCGACGCGCAAGTGCACCTGACAGGCGGTTGCCA encodes:
- a CDS encoding 5-(carboxyamino)imidazole ribonucleotide synthase, which translates into the protein MTQSTAFMIAPGGWLGLLGGGQLGRMFCHAAQSLGYRVAVLDPAAECPAGMVADLHIQAAYDDEAGLERLAQTCQAVTTEFENVPADSLRTLATRCRVSPAGDAVAIVQDRIAEKTFIASQGITVAPHAAIRSEADLRAAPQDLFPGILKVARLGYDGKGQARIGTREEALAAFAEFGGVACVLEALMPLDYEISVVLARGFDGASVVFPVARNVHRDGILAVSTAAPVQQDAAHAERQARATQAAQAIAQGLGYHGVLCVEFFVLKDGSLIVNEIAPRPHNSGHYTMDACLTSQFEQQARAMAGLPLGGSDLLAPAVMLNILGDIWYPSATATAQREPDWAAALAVPTAKLHLYGKREARRGRKMGHITIVAPTLQQARDDAARVAAALGMQAPE
- the purE gene encoding 5-(carboxyamino)imidazole ribonucleotide mutase — encoded protein: MTAKTSAAAEATPVVGVIMGSSSDWEVMKHAVTMLEDFGVPHEARVISAHRMPQDMAEYGAEAHARGLRGIIAGAGGAAHLPGMMAALTEVPVFGVPVPSKYLRGEDSLLSIVQMPKGVPVATFAIGEAGAANAALHLIATLAGTDAGLHKKLVAFRARQTQAARDMKVPPEA
- a CDS encoding disulfide bond formation protein B, with amino-acid sequence MIFSRNPARGSRILNGLALLGITGALGMAFFWQIAYDELPCPLCLLQRVALMLAGMGFLLNMRLGPSPLHYAMSIAGALGGLLASGRQVLLHIAPGDPGYGSPLLGLHFYTWAFIAFIAIIVFCTVMLAVDRKWGDNMLRKPVSVLGVLVMALFFLMALANVGSTTLECGFGPCPDNPTSYQWLNSPSAT
- a CDS encoding DUF5993 family protein, whose product is MVMMLPFLTGLIAVWFGMLGRRRPCVTFWLLTLALFAAWCQYHMTSPLALSF
- a CDS encoding phosphoribosylaminoimidazolesuccinocarboxamide synthase, whose protein sequence is MTSALHQSSIKSLPLLGRGKVRDMYAVGDDKLLIVASDRISAFDVILDDPIPGKGQVLTELTEFWLQKLAHILPNHSTGIKAEDVVAPDEVDQVRGRAVVVKRLKPILVEAVARGYLIGSGWKDYQATGAVCGIKLPAGLQQASQLPEPIFTPAAKAEFGMHDENVDFAHVVKEVGQEMAERIRDVTLKLYAEAAKFAATKGIIIADTKFEFGLDDDGTLYLMDEVLTPDSSRFWPADGYRVGISPPSFDKQFVRDWLETQTWDKTPPAPRLPQDVLEKTAAKYREALDRLVA